From a single Miscanthus floridulus cultivar M001 chromosome 8, ASM1932011v1, whole genome shotgun sequence genomic region:
- the LOC136476738 gene encoding histone H2B.3-like, whose product MAPKAEKKPAAKKPAEEEPATEKAEKGPAGKKPKAEKRLPAGKSAGKEGGEKKGKKKAKKSVESYKIYIFKVLKQVHPDIGISSKAMSIMNSFINDIFEKLAAEAAKLARYNKKPTITSREIQTSVRLVLPGELAKHAVSEGTKAVTKFTSS is encoded by the coding sequence ATGGCACCCAAGGCTGAGAAGAAGCCCGCCGCGAAGAAgccggcggaggaggagccggcgacGGAGAAGGCGGAGAAGGGCCCGGCGGGGAAGAAGCCTAAGGCCGAGAAGCGGCTCCCGGCGGGCAAGTCCGCCGGCAAGGAGGGCGGCGagaagaagggcaagaagaaAGCGAAGAAGTCGGTGGAGTCGTACAAGATCTACATCTTCAAGGTGCTGAAGCAGGTGCACCCGGACATCGGCATCTCGTCCAAGGCCATGTCCATCATGAACTCCTTCATCAACGACATCTTCGAGAAGCTGGCGGCGGAGGCGGCCAAGCTGGCGCGCTACAACAAGAAGCCCACCATCACGTCCCGCGAGATCCAGACCTCCGTCCGCCTCGTCCTCCCCGGCGAGCTCGCCAAGCACGCCGTCTCCGAGGGCACCAAGGCCGTCACCAAGTTCACCAGCTCCTAG